One part of the Dunckerocampus dactyliophorus isolate RoL2022-P2 chromosome 11, RoL_Ddac_1.1, whole genome shotgun sequence genome encodes these proteins:
- the p2ry4 gene encoding P2Y purinoceptor 4 — MDTPTLSNRSTVFISVFNTSCRFDEEFKYVLLPVSYGLVFVVGFLLNATALWTFAKMRPWNPSMVFMFHLALTDFLYVLSLPTLIYYYANRSHWPFGVAACKMVRFLFYANLYCSILLLTCISVHRYLGICHPIKALTFVKPRHAQMACGAVWTVVGVCLVPNLIFVTTSRRDNDTLCHDTTSQDSFQEYVDYSSVVMALLFGFPFLVIVACYCQMARALCRPRRGLSMSLAGAGSRQKSIKLIVVVLVVFAVSFVPFHITRTLYYAARVLDLDCKVLNIVNFTYKITRPLASVNSCIDPVLYFLAGDHYRSKLVYALTGRRRATRSHVPSEAPPNKNTSLALVCKNLHSSSPKIGTGSSR; from the coding sequence ATGGATACGCCGACCCTGTCCAACCGGTCGACGGTTTTCATCTCCGTCTTCAACACGAGCTGCCGCTTTGACGAGGAGTTTAAGTACGTTCTCCTGCCCGTCTCGTACGGTCTGGTGTTCGTGGTGGGCTTCCTTCTCAACGCCACCGCCTTGTGGACGTTTGCCAAGATGCGTCCGTGGAACCCCAGCATGGTCTTCATGTTCCACCTGGCCCTCACCGACTTCCTGTACGTGCTCTCCCTGCCCACGCTCATCTACTACTACGCCAACCGCAGCCACTGGCCCTTTGGCGTGGCGGCGTGTAAGATGGTGCGCTTCCTGTTCTATGCCAACCTCTACTGCAGCATCCTCCTGCTCACCTGCATCAGCGTGCACCGCTACCTGGGCATCTGCCACCCCATCAAGGCACTCACCTTTGTCAAGCCACGCCACGCCCAGATGGCATGCGGCGCCGTGTGGACCGTGGTAGGCGTCTGCCTGGTGCCCAACCTCATCTTCGTCACCACCTCCAGGCGGGACAATGACACACTGTGCCACGACACCACCAGCCAGGACTCCTTCCAGGAATACGTGGACTACAGCTCTGTCGTCATGGCGCTGCTCTTCGGCTTCCCCTTCCTCGTCATCGTGGCGTGCTACTGCCAGATGGCGCGGGCCCTGTGCCGACCCAGACGGGGATTATCGATGAGCCTGGCGGGCGCCGGCTCGCGCCAAAAATCCATCAAGCTCATTGTAGTGGTCTTGGTGGTGTTCGCCGTCAGCTTTGTCCCCTTCCACATCACGCGCACCCTCTACTACGCTGCCCGGGTTCTGGACCTGGACTGCAAAGTCCTCAACATTGTCAACTTCACCTACAAGATCACACGGCCACTTGCCAGCGTCAACAGCTGCATTGACCCCGTGTTGTACTTCCTGGCCGGCGACCACTACCGCTCCAAGCTGGTTTATGCTCTAACAGGAAGGCGGCGGGCCACCAGGAGCCACGTGCCCTCTGAGGCGCCGCCCAACAAGAACACAAGCCTGGCTCTGGTCTGCAAGAACCTTCACAGCAGCAGCCCAAAGATAGGAACAGGAAGCTCACGTTAA